CTCATAGTTGTACAGTACATTGATAATATAGtacagtactgagacacacctGTATGGTACAAATagcaccaaggaaaaaaaaaaaggcataaacTTAGCAACAGTACATTGATAATACAGtacagtactgagacacacacCTGTACGGTACAATTAgcaccaaggaaaaaaagaaaaaggtataaACTTAGCAACAGCACATTGATAATATAGtacagtactgagacacacacCTGTACGACAATTagcaccaaagaaaaaaaaaggcattactTCTTTATAAAATATTACTTATGTTTTAAAATCAAAgattttctactttccttcttaaCTTGAGAGCTTTGAAAATCATTATTTAACTTATGTATTTTCCAGTTTGTGACGATATATGAGTTGTTTTGGGCTCTGATGGTGTATCTGGGTCAATTGTTGAGGAACTTCCAGCATCAAGTAGAGATGATGAGTGTCCATCAGCACCAGGTAGAGATGGGCTACCAGCATCTGGTTTATCTGTGATGAGTTATGGAAATTTGTAACAATTAAGGTGTAAATGTACCTGGAACCTATAAGTAGCATTATAAATACCAACATAAGTCTAGCACACATGATCAGATGGTGTTGTAACAGTTAATTTTGAATAAGTATACCTGTCCTGTACAGTAATTTTATCCTTTCAGAGAGACAGTACTGTGAGTTTTGTTTAAATGTGAAGAACAAAAGACAATTCTATGAATTACCTGTATCAGGCTTCTCTGGGTTACTTAataaccatctttttttttttgctggaggAGGTGGATCACGGAGTTTGGGCGGCTTCCTCTTCGGAGATTTGCGAGGAGGGTTTGGAATATCAAACAGAGTGGGAACTGCATCCCAAAccaatttccttctctcctgcacATTCATAAAGCAGGAATCCGTGAAATGTTGACTGCAGTGTCTTAAATTGATATAGGCATACTCTGCAGTCACTTTCATTATATCCTTCCGTCTGCAAGTCTGAAGCCATTGTTTTAGCCTGAGGATAGAGATTGTAGTTTAAGAGGGGGGAAAGATTGGGTTTGgacaaacctaacttaattgtTTAGTGAGATACCTATTAAATGAGGCAGTCATACAGACTAATGGCAAAAGTATTCAACTCCGAGTCTCACACACAAGAGGCATTATTGTATGCTCTCTATTTTATTACATTCTCTGTGCTGTTGGGACCATAGTAAGTGGTATTGTATGTATACAGTCCTGGGCGACGCCTAGCGTCCATCCCCGGTTTTCTGGGACAGTCCtcgatttcagtgacctgtccccggctactgctgtccccggaaatgtccccggttttctgtaactgaaagatcagAACCTAGGGGTAGGTTTTGAGGAGAACAGTCCAGTAGTTCTCCGCAGGTTTTTGAAGATCCCTTCACTGAGTTGTCCACGAAAACCTGGGTATTTTCAATGAGGCCATTAAAACACTTGAAAGCCAAGACCGTTGCGCCGTTGAGTCTGCTGCCATTCTGAGAAGTTTTAAGACAAAACTGACAGCTAGACGTAATGATCACTTTCTGCCAGTCATGGTCAGAGTTCCTCTCAGAAACCTAGAGGAAAATGGTATGATCACAAAAGAAACCTTCCTGGGGAAATCGAAATGCTTCTTTGACACTGCAGTGAAATACCTGGATGCATGGGGTAAGGATACTGACGATCTCCAAGACCTGAGCTGTCTTCTCCTGAGAAAACGGCCTCAGCGGTTGGAAATTGAGAAGGCAGTAGAAACTCTTAGAAGGAAATGCCCCAATGTTACAATTGATGAAGACATTCTTTTTGATGAGGTGTCTGGTCTGCAGGAGTTCCTTCAGGGTGGAATACtggaggaatggaaaagagaggatACACCACTCAATCAGAGATGGCACTCAGTTGTTAGCCATTTTCAACTAAATTAAATTCCACACATCAATATTGCTAGACTGGCATCTGTAGTAATCTGTCTACCAGGTAGGAATGCCTCTGTTGAGAGGTTTTTTTCCCTAATGAATGATATGTGGACCGCTGAGAGAAATCGGTTCAAGGTCTCTACCATCAAAGCCATGTTAACAGTGAAAACTAATTTCTATCTGCCATGCCAGGATTTCATGGAGAAGCTGACAAAAAACAAATTGATTTTTGAAAATGTACACTCCTCTCAGAAATTCACAGACTAGGTTAGTGCACCAAAAATCAGAATACCAGAAATAAaaattcaatataaaaaaaaaacttttggacttttttttggggggagccGGTGCATTAGtgggctttatttttttctttgttctttctttttgggGGAGCGGGGCTTGACCGGtcacttgatgcgttaaaaaactactccttttgattatgataattatttcctttaatcattacttttagaatgtcaagaataaggagaaggccttagtttccgtgaagacggtgaagtgtatggcggacacattttaacagctaatgggtgttcatgatctcagatatttcatcaggtagagattcttttttctttgcaacttgggtaaataaggcgagagaaacttttgattgctggtttagaaatggtacggatagtgtacccgttttagtttttccagtgcaaaaacacTATATGTTTTTACCTCtctgaactgaaaatgtccccggaatttgtctcagaaatctggtcaccctaccctcacccctcaggatgCTTGTTAGTGGAGCCGAGTCACTCCGCATGACGTAGAGGGAGGCCCTTCCTACCCCCTTACTCTTACTCCCTCGATTTTTCTTTGGTCCAATGCGTTCTCTAAATGGCATTTAGGGGGTACTAATATAactatagtctttccactctatgaagtccatTCAGGGTGGGGCAGGTATGGTTGTTTACAACTAGCCATGCTGCCAAATCAACCTTCGTACATgcgtctctcttatttatcatccatgtgctgtttgaaagtgatattttatgtattgcgtgtatagtaaaggaagttacataGTACAATGAGTGTCTATGTTTACGATGATAACGACGATTTGTATAAATTCCATGGCATGTGGCAgcgtttttttcccatgttgccacgttggtggtggtggtggtggtggtggtgtccccaTTCATCTCTGCTGGGTCaagtcaggccaggccagagttgCCAGGTTGGCGGTTTTTccgtcaatatatatatatatatatatatatatatatatatatatatatatatatatatatatatatatatatatatatatatatatatatatatatatatatatatatatatatatatatatatatatatatatatatatatatatacacacacacacacacacacacacacacacacacacacggtcccggtagctcagtggttagagcgctggcttcacaagccagatgaccggggttcgattccccggccgggtggagatatttgggtgtgtctcctttcacgtgtagcccctgttcacctagcagtgagtaggtacgggatgtaaatcgaggagttgtgaccttgttgtcccggtgtgtggtgtgtgcctggtctcagacctatcccaagatcggaaataatgagctctgagctcgttccgtagggtaacgtctggctgtctcgtcagagactgcagcagatcaaacaaacagtgacacacacacacacacacacacacacacagacgcacacacaaaaggggttttctgaaagtttgagagaaaatggaccaaaAACTAAGGCGCCGGagtattacttattattattattcatttggacttttttccacactacctaaataataataataataataataataataataataataataataataataataataataacaataataataataattacagagagagagagagagagagagagagagagagagagagagagagagagagattaacagatgggTGGTGGGTTGGTACGtaatctgataattgggagtcgaactggcaccgtcgcactcatgggaattccagaatgtgccctgccctgaacggacttcatagagtggacgatatatatatatatatatatatatatatatatattacgcaACCGGCCCTTCCACGCTGGACCAGGATAGGGTGCCTCCAGCCCCACAGCACAGCTGGCACAGGAAACAGGGACCGCCACGCAACACTTACCAGGCTGGTTCGGCGGCTATGgttcatatacatacatacatacatacaaataaataaataaatatatatatatatatatatatatatatatatatatatatatatatatatatatatatatatatatatatatatatatatatatatatatatatatatatatatatatatatatatatacacacacacacacacacacacacacacacacatatatatatatatatatatatatatatatatatatatatatatatatatatatatatatatatatatatatatatatatatatatatatatatctctctctctctctctctctctctctctctctctctctctctctctctctctctctctctctatatatatatatatatatatatatatatatatatatatatatatatatatatatataagatagatagacagtttatacacacacacacacacacacacacacacacacatatatatatatatatatatatatatatatatatatatatatatatatatatatatatatatatttgtatgtatgtatgtatatgaaccatatggatatatatatatatatatatatatatatatatatatatatatatatatatatatatatatatatatatatatatatatatatatatatatatatatatatatatatatatatatatatatatatatatatatatatatatatatgtatgtatatatataatatgtatattgaagaagagtggatagttgtctggaaggttttatcgagttgatagatggaggaattcagtttttgaggcattaaccactactaagttttctctacccCATATCAgtaattttagaaagatcagaagtcagatgTTTTGTCTGGTGTCCTAAAGGGTTGGTCgtttctgaaaagacgtggaaaagtgttgggtggtatcatcagcgtaggagtggatagggaaaaaagtttggttaagaagatcattactgaataatagaaagagcgTAGCTGACAGGAGAGAACTGTGAGGAACATCATTGTTGATGAATTCacgagaagaacagtagccgtctaccacagcagcaatagaacaatCGGAAAGACAACTTGAGATATAGCcgcagagaaaaggatagaagccgtaggtgGGTatttttgagatcaaagctttgtgcctgactgtatcaaaagtttttgatatgtctaacgcgtcagcaaaagtttcacgcaaatctctaaaagaggatgaccaagactcaataaggaaagccagatcccCGGTAGAGCGGCCTTGACGGACGCTATACTGGCggtcagatagaagattgtgaagtgaccgATGTTTGAATATCgccctattgaggatagattaaaaaactttagagaaacatgaaatcaaagctatagggtggtagtttgagggattagaaaggtcaccttttttttaggaataagctgaatgtaggcaaacctCCAGCATgcaggaaaggtagaagtcgatagacatagatGAAAAATTTTGGCTAGGCTAGTTGCAAAAACAGAAACAGTTTTTGAGGACGATAGGAGGGAcctcatcaggtccataagccttgcgagggtttaggccagcgagggcatcattacgaagaactttaattgtaggcatgaaatagtcagagggaggaggagagggagagacaagcccagaatcatcctaAGTGgggttgttagcaaaggtttgagagaagagttatctttagagacagatgtgatggcagttgtgtcatcaggatgaaataaaggagggaaagatgaagaagtaaaattatagatgtttttggccagatgccagaagtctcgaggggagtttgagtttgaaagattttgactttTTCTATTCAAGAAGGAATTTTTTTGCAAGTTgtagaacagacttggcatgagtCTGGGCAGAAATGTAAGTGcttgagattcaggtgatggaaggctcaagtatctttGTGGGCAACCTTTCTGTCATATTCGAGAAAAGGCTGTGTTAatccaaggtttagaaggtttaggttgagaaaaagtgtgaggaatgtacgcctccatgccagacactatcacctctgttatgcgttcagcacacagagatgggtctctgacacggaaacagtaatcattccagggaatatcagcataataccttctcaggtcccccaactcgCAGAGGCaaaaacgccagaggcatctCCGCCTTTGGGTATCCTGAGAAGGGATTGGAgatataggacaagatacatagATATGAGGTTGAGATCAGAGgaacccaacggagaagatagggtaacagcataagtacaaggattagaggtaaggaaaaggtaaaaatgttgggcgtatctgcaagacggtcaggaatatgatAAAGGTGTTGGACCAGTTCCTTTAGGTCCttgaggatagcaaagttgcagctttggaacgaaaatgaagatagagaaagtaggagggaacaaagaaggggctactgtcagttgcctcagacagctgtattgcggtgaggaaaagatgaggtttagtagaggagaggtggtgttccacagcttgaaaattagatctaagaccgcgaatgttgcagaagttaatgaagaaaaagttaaaggaGTGTCAATATATTTTGGGTTATTATCTGAAGAGCAATCCTACCTGGGAatatttatggtccctccccagaaggggactccgaggctagATTAGGAGTCGCAATCTTTTAATCTTgatttgtgagacacaaagggaatcGTTCGGTGAGACCACAATTAGCTTTAATGAAAGGTTCACAGCACTCCCTGAACTGATCAAGACCAGTATTGGTCCGGGTCAGTACTAATGCTATTAGATCTCGTTGAGAGTAAAtcatcgtttcggtaggtgtttatttcctcttccgtatatatatatatatatatatatatatatatatatatatatatatatatatatatatatatatatatatatatatatatatatttgtatgtagatagacagatatagatatagatatatagatataaagGTAGTGGTGGCTAGTGCATTAGCACTGTGTAACTGCAGCACCTCATTATTTTACACTTGATGTTATCTCCAATATTCAATataatgatttttctttgtttctttataattttataATATATAATCCTTAAGCTTAATGTCAATAGCAATccctcagtaaaaaaaaaaaaaatctttgtatGGAACTGAGCACCTCACAGTTCCAGCAGCGTGAAGTTTGGTTGCTTAGCGCATGTGTACACTGTATAGAGGAGGCTGCACGCGGCGTTGGGAGGTAGAGGGAGCAGCAGTGTTGTTCCCGCAGTGCTGAGTTTGGCACGCTGGTGAAAGAtagtgtacatatatatatatatatatatatatatatatatatatatatatatatatatatatatatatatatatatatatatatatatatatatatatatatatatatatatatatatatatatatatatatatatatatatatatatatatatatatatatatatatatatatatatatatatatatatatatatatatatatatatatatatatatatatatatatatatatatatatatatatatatatatatatatatatatatacaggtacaggagagagaagacccataaaaaaggacggttatcttcattatatccacttcataACGCTTCGGgtaagtacatatcccatctttgtacctgaagatgggatatgtactttcccgaaacgttgtgaagtggatatgatgaagataaccgtccttttgtgggtcttctctctcccctgtacCGTGTGcgctatagacgccctgtttttcaagttatatatatatatatatatatatatatatatatatatatatatatatatatatatatatatatatatatatatatatacacactgtcAGATCCCTTGGACACCTGTGTTTTATGAGGAAAAGATGTGGTGGTTTTCTCTTGACTAAAAATTCAATATAAGATAACGAGTGTTACAGAAGTTCATGAAGAAGGTAATAAGAATAGAGTGATGAAGCTTATTTTCACTGCTATTTTAATGTCTATACAAATTTTTCATATAACGACGATTTAGGAAAGGTTTTGTTACAGAATGACATAAATCAAAATGGATTTATGAACTTCACGAATTTGGCACGAACAACACCTGGTCTTCACAGTATGCTGGCTATTGGTGGTTGGGGTGAAGGCGGCAAGAAATATTCCGAAATGGCTGGTGTACCTGCAAGGAGGGCCTCCCTCATAAAGAGTAttgtaggtgagagagagagagagagagagagagagagagagagagagagagagagagagagagagagagagagagagagagagagagagagagagagagagagagagagagagagagagagagagagagagagagagagagagagatttgatattACTGTATTTTGATATTACTGTACATCTTATTATGCTGTATTGTGGTCTCTTGAATTGATTTTGAGCAATAAGTAAGCGCTACTTGCGTTCATAGATTATTATCTTTAGTTGGTCAGCAGAAATTGATTTTCTTTCAGTCattgtcttgttattgttacttatatattttttaataccaCTATAACATTCtgctgaaaaaaaagtactcaatagaaagaataaaataaaggttgAGTGTTTCTTGACTAATAGGAAAATAATTGTTCTGATTCGTTATTGTAGAGTACGTATTTtcttaaaacaaataaagaaataaaaataattcctTCCCTTACAGCATTCATGAATACTTATGGTTTTGACGGATTCGATCTCGATTGGGAGTATCCGGGAGCAGCGGATCGAGGAGGCACTTTTAAGGACAAGGATACTTTCAGGTTAATGTTGCTTGAAAATAATTAGAAGTTTCCCTCTATCAGTTAACAAAGCACAATTCAACTTCAAAAGATTGAAAGATTGTCGAAGAATCTTTCTTCTTAGTAACTTACCCTAAAAACAGCATGCTGTCATTTCAGGGATTTCGTAAGAGAACTGCGGGAGGCTTTCGATaacgagaagaaaaactggGAGATCACAATGGCAGTACCTGTAGCGAAGTTTCGGCTACAAGAAGGTTATCATGTGCAGGAACTGTGTTAGTAAGTGTCT
Above is a genomic segment from Portunus trituberculatus isolate SZX2019 chromosome 40, ASM1759143v1, whole genome shotgun sequence containing:
- the LOC123516284 gene encoding THAP domain-containing protein 8-like, whose product is MKVTAEYAYINLRHCSQHFTDSCFMNVQERRKLVWDAVPTLFDIPNPPRKSPKRKPPKLRDPPPPAKKKRWLLSNPEKPDTDKPDAGSPSLPGADGHSSSLLDAGSSSTIDPDTPSEPKTTHISSQTGKYIS